From one Gracilibacillus salinarum genomic stretch:
- a CDS encoding sodium-dependent transporter yields the protein MENRSQWGTRMGFLLAAIGSAVGLGNIWRFPATAFENGGGAFFVPYLFALLTAGIPLLIMEYTIGHKYRSSSPRSFAKISKGMEWIGWWQVFISFVISTYYPIIIAWSLMYAYFSFGTKWGDDPTGFFVGDYLNLADAGTFGSFVPSVLLPLIAVWILVFFFLGRGVKKGIEFANRIFIPTLFIVFFIIVIRAITLPGAVEGLNAFFEPDWSSILNGSVWVAAYGQIFFSLSIAFAIMITYSSYLPKKSDITNNAFITGFANSSFELLAGIGVFAALGFMAQQSGVSVSEVVQGGVGLAFMVFPEIISQMPGSAFFGFLFFASLFLAGLSSMISISETYIAGIQEKFSISRRSAVLIGGGLAFIVSLFYANQGGLNLLDTVDHFINNYGVALAGLFEVVAIAWFARELKNLQSHADSVSDIKLGVWWRLSLSIITPVILGCMMLLNLKNELSEAYEGYPIDYLFTYGWVVAIGAMFFGALLTIKKWPEKDHEA from the coding sequence ATGGAAAATAGATCACAATGGGGAACACGGATGGGGTTCCTGCTTGCAGCAATTGGCTCTGCTGTAGGATTAGGAAACATTTGGCGATTCCCGGCAACAGCATTTGAAAACGGCGGAGGTGCATTCTTTGTACCATATTTATTTGCCTTATTAACAGCAGGAATTCCATTGCTGATTATGGAGTATACAATTGGTCACAAATATCGCAGTTCTTCACCACGAAGTTTTGCTAAAATAAGTAAAGGGATGGAATGGATAGGATGGTGGCAAGTATTTATTTCATTTGTTATTTCCACTTATTATCCGATTATTATCGCCTGGTCCTTAATGTATGCATATTTCTCATTTGGAACAAAATGGGGAGACGATCCAACCGGCTTCTTCGTTGGCGACTATCTAAACCTTGCTGATGCAGGAACATTCGGATCTTTTGTTCCTTCCGTATTATTACCATTGATTGCCGTTTGGATTCTCGTTTTCTTCTTTTTAGGACGAGGAGTGAAGAAAGGAATTGAATTTGCAAATAGAATTTTTATTCCGACATTATTTATTGTTTTCTTTATTATTGTTATCCGTGCCATTACTTTACCAGGAGCTGTCGAAGGTTTAAATGCTTTCTTTGAGCCAGATTGGAGCAGCATCTTGAATGGGTCTGTCTGGGTAGCAGCATATGGTCAAATCTTTTTCAGCTTGTCGATTGCATTTGCCATTATGATAACTTATTCATCTTATTTACCAAAAAAATCGGATATTACGAATAATGCATTTATTACCGGTTTTGCCAATTCTTCTTTTGAGTTGTTAGCTGGTATTGGGGTGTTTGCAGCTTTAGGTTTTATGGCACAACAATCTGGCGTCAGCGTTTCAGAAGTAGTACAGGGTGGGGTTGGACTAGCATTTATGGTTTTTCCTGAGATTATCAGTCAAATGCCAGGGTCTGCCTTCTTCGGATTTTTGTTCTTTGCTTCTTTATTCTTAGCAGGACTATCTTCCATGATATCCATTTCGGAAACGTATATTGCAGGTATTCAAGAGAAATTCTCTATTTCCCGTAGATCTGCCGTTCTGATAGGTGGAGGACTAGCGTTTATTGTATCGTTATTTTATGCCAACCAAGGTGGCTTAAACCTGTTAGATACAGTCGATCACTTTATCAATAATTATGGCGTTGCTTTAGCTGGTTTATTTGAAGTAGTAGCCATTGCATGGTTTGCCCGTGAGCTAAAGAATTTACAATCTCATGCGGATTCGGTATCCGATATCAAACTAGGGGTATGGTGGAGACTTAGTTTAAGTATTATAACACCAGTAATTCTTGGCTGTATGATGCTTTTGAATTTAAAAAATGAACTATCAGAAGCTTATGAAGGTTATCCGATTGATTACCTATTCACGTACGGCTGGGTCGTGGCGATTGGTGCTATGTTCTTCGGTGCATTACTGACGATCAAAAAATGGCCTGAGAAAGATCATGAGGCTTAA
- a CDS encoding MetS family NSS transporter small subunit, translated as MTGSAIVMAIIGGVIIWGGLIVSILNAKNASNN; from the coding sequence ATGACAGGAAGTGCAATTGTAATGGCGATTATCGGAGGCGTTATTATTTGGGGCGGTTTAATTGTAAGTATATTAAACGCGAAAAATGCTTCCAATAATTAA
- a CDS encoding M23 family metallopeptidase, translated as MQRYTVCIFLSFFLLSTIAHAEENVDIEQQKITLYKQIEAITLIPWHYLAAMNRYEANIAEDPAEDALIHMNIPKEKWYGAAPVEEPADEETLLLFGGIGKDGDGDGIADRNNQYDVLYTIANYLQQYGNTPQDIRTGLWNYYKRELTVLSIMNYARLFETYQKIDLDETAFPIPKGYNYSYRNTWGDARGFGGRRIHEGTDIFANYGTPVRATTYGIIELKGWNKYGGWRIGIRDIYNRYHYYAHLNGFADGLEIGDIVEAGQTIGSVGASGYGPPGTSGKFPPHLHYGLYKDNGKTEWSFDPFPNLKRWERKDP; from the coding sequence ATTCAGCGCTATACAGTTTGTATATTCCTTAGTTTTTTTCTTCTCTCTACTATAGCACATGCAGAAGAAAATGTGGATATCGAACAGCAAAAAATCACATTATATAAGCAAATCGAAGCAATTACACTTATCCCTTGGCATTATTTAGCAGCCATGAACCGATATGAAGCAAATATCGCGGAAGATCCTGCAGAAGATGCGCTGATCCATATGAATATCCCAAAAGAAAAATGGTATGGTGCAGCTCCTGTTGAAGAACCTGCAGATGAGGAAACCCTTTTATTATTTGGCGGAATCGGGAAAGATGGCGACGGAGATGGAATTGCAGATCGAAATAATCAGTATGATGTACTATATACAATCGCCAACTACTTACAACAATATGGAAACACTCCTCAAGATATACGCACTGGACTTTGGAATTATTACAAACGCGAACTAACTGTTTTATCTATTATGAACTATGCCCGATTATTCGAAACATATCAGAAGATTGACCTCGACGAAACAGCGTTCCCCATCCCAAAAGGCTATAATTACAGCTACCGGAATACTTGGGGAGATGCTCGTGGATTCGGTGGTCGTCGTATTCATGAAGGAACCGATATCTTTGCCAATTATGGAACACCAGTAAGAGCAACTACCTATGGGATCATTGAACTTAAAGGCTGGAATAAGTACGGCGGATGGCGCATCGGTATTCGAGATATTTACAATCGATACCATTATTATGCACACTTAAACGGATTTGCTGACGGATTAGAGATTGGTGATATCGTCGAAGCCGGACAAACAATCGGCTCCGTTGGGGCATCAGGCTACGGGCCTCCAGGTACTTCAGGCAAATTCCCGCCTCACTTACATTACGGTTTGTATAAAGACAATGGCAAAACAGAATGGTCCTTTGATCCTTTCCCAAATTTGAAAAGATGGGAAAGAAAAGATCCGTAA